The following proteins come from a genomic window of Microbacterium sp. JZ31:
- a CDS encoding MarR family winged helix-turn-helix transcriptional regulator has protein sequence MGEESPPPRRHVVLHDPRLSDPDEELVRRAHLSDAELAEVMRVLDAMRRWRETERAANEASQRYMKLGETDMRALRFLIAAQRQGVVATPSRIAAHLGVSTASMTKLLDRLAEGGHIRRMPHPSDRRSLAIEVTDETRLAARASVGRTHARRFDAIAALTSGEREAVARFFDSLIATAGIHDTPGIDETLGLGAAPDAEG, from the coding sequence ATGGGTGAGGAGAGCCCGCCGCCGAGGCGCCACGTGGTCCTGCACGACCCGCGCCTGTCCGATCCGGACGAGGAGCTCGTCCGACGCGCGCATCTGTCGGATGCCGAGCTGGCCGAGGTGATGCGCGTTCTCGACGCCATGCGGCGCTGGCGTGAGACGGAGCGCGCCGCGAACGAGGCGTCCCAGCGGTACATGAAGCTGGGCGAGACCGACATGCGGGCGCTGCGGTTCCTGATCGCGGCGCAGCGCCAGGGGGTCGTCGCCACGCCGAGTCGGATCGCCGCCCACCTGGGGGTCTCGACCGCGTCGATGACCAAGCTGCTGGATCGCCTGGCCGAGGGAGGTCATATCCGCAGGATGCCCCATCCGAGCGACCGCCGCAGCCTGGCGATCGAGGTCACGGACGAGACCCGCCTGGCGGCACGGGCGAGCGTGGGACGCACGCACGCGCGGCGCTTCGACGCGATCGCCGCCCTGACGTCCGGGGAGCGCGAAGCCGTCGCGCGGTTCTTCGACTCCCTGATCGCGACGGCCGGCATCCACGACACACCCGGCATCGATGAGACTCTCGGCCTCGGCGCCGCCCCCGACGCCGAGGGCTGA